CCAAATACCGTATCTTGAAATTTTCATATCCAACGATGCCACTGGAATTTTATGATTTTCACTTGAGTATAATTTTAGCTCCATCCGCTTCGCGTACGGTGACCATACTTTCAATGTATATTCATGGTCGTTTCGCGCAAGTCCAAGATCAGTTCCGTCATAGTTCAGGAATTCGGAAAAGTCAGCATTAACCATTTCTTGTGCGTACCCTGTCATAAAAAAAAGAAAAAATGAAATCGTTTGTATTTTACGCATTCTTAAAAGAAAATAGTTCGTAATGTTTTTAGCAAAAACAGTTTTAAGAAAATTAAAATTAGTATTTTTACAGCTCTATAAGCCTCATTAAGACCAGTCATGACATAATTGATGGTTTCAACCAAACGAGCAAAATTTTATGGCAAACGCAAAAGGCGATAAAGCCGAAGAATTATGGGCTGGTATCCCAGGCTTCCAGAATTACGAAGTTTCCAGTCGAGGTAAGATTAGAAGTAAAACAAGAAAAACATGGCACAGGGGGAGTAAAACTCACATGACCCTGAAAGGCAAGTTGATGAAGCAACGTTGGAATAAGACGTGCAAATGTTACTTCTTGGATCTAATCGATGATGATGGTCGAAGAAGAACGGTTTATCCACACAAAGAAGTGGCCAAAGCCTTTGTTGACAATGGCGATGGTGAGAAGACCATGATCATTCACGAGGACAACAACCCAAGGAACAATAGTTCCAGTAATCTGAAGTGGATGACGCCATCTGAACACATGAAATGGCAATTTGAAGTAGGGAACAAGAACAATTATAAAGTTTGGAAAACGAGAAAGAAACTTTATAAAAACGGTTTCAAAGAAACCACAGTTCTTCCAGGAAGGCCAAGGAAAAATCCCAAACCCGAAGAGGTAAGTGCCTAATTTTCAACCTTCTTATAAAGACTTTGAAGCCATCCCGAACAGGATGGCTTCTTTGTTTTGGACAAGCTCAAACTAAAGTTTACACCCTTCAAAGGCCTGATTGCCGGAAAGGCAAACTCAGGGCTCCAGAATAAATTTCATGGACAAGCCTAAATGTCAATTCGAAGCGACCAGAATTCTTTTAAGTTCAGAAACAAGAATTAGCTACTTCACCATTAACATCGAGCCGTAGCTGTATCCGCCACCAAAAACAGAGGACACAACGACATCTCCGGCCTTAAAATCATGCCATTTCTCACCCATTGCGATGACGGCTCCTGCACATCCCGTATTTCCCAGGTACTGAATATTGGACAGGGCTTTTTCTGCTGTTAACCCGAGATTACTTAATACTTTTTTGGTGATCCTGTAATTGGCCTGATGTGGCGCGAGGTAGTTCAGATCCGCAAGCTGATAATTGTTTTCTGTCAGAATCTGTTCAGTGATATTCGACATCTTAGCACAGGCATTGATGAACACATCCTTGCCATTAGGCATAGACATACCTGTTTTTACCCTCAGCATTACCCCATCCATGGCCTTTCCAATATTGGCGGCCCCAGCTGATTTTATTGCTTTTACTGTCAACCCGCCAGGTGAGGGTTCTTTTTCGAACAACGAGACCGCCGCAGCATCTCCCCAAAGCGGCCCGGACTTGGGTTCTGCATCATTACTGAAAGCCGTGTTGTGCTCTGAAGTAACCACCAAGGCCTTTTTGGCCTTGCCCATCGCAAAATAGCCTTCTACGATTTCAGCTGCATTGATAAAAGAGGAGCAAGCTGAGGTAATAGTAACCGTGGGAATATCTGAAACATCCAGGTGATTCTGAATGGCGTGGGCCAGTGTAACAATGGTATCGTGAGGCGTATAGGTTGCTCCAACGATCAAATCCACATCGGATAAGTCTTTATCCATGCGCTTAACCGCCTCGATGGCCATCGTATGGGTGTTTTCATCAGCCGCCGCCCGGCGCCTTTCCTTTATTCCTGTTCGTTCAATAATCCAGTCGTCCGAGATTCCGGACAGATCAGTAAAATAATCATTACTGATTCGCTGTTCTGGCAAATAATAGGAGATACTGTTCAGAAACATGCTAGAAAAAGTGAGTCCCAAAAAAAAAGCACGATTTTCATCGTGCTTGCAAGTTAGTTTCTTTTGATCAGGCTTGTGCCGGATCGATGTGAACAAATGATCTGTTACGTGCTCCTTTTTGGAATCGAACAGTTCCATCAATCAAAGCAAACAACGTGTGATCTCTACCAATCCCTACGTTATCTCCAGGATGATGCTTCGTTCCTCTTTGTCTTACAATGATGTTGCCAGCGATTGCCGCCTGTCCACCATAGATTTTCACACCAAGTCGTTTACTTTCCGACTCCCGGCCGTTTTTCGAGCTACCTACTCCTTTCTTATGAGCCATGGTTTATTAGTTTTTGATGTCTTCGATTAAAACCTTAGAGAACTGCTGACGGTGACCGTTTTTCACCTTATAGCCTTTTCTTCTCTTCTTCTTGAAAACGATGACTTTGTCACCTTTCACATGCTCCAGGACTTTACCAGAGACTTTGGCACCTTTCAAAGTGGGTGTACCTACCTTTACTTTGCCTTCATCATCCACAAGCAAAACATTGTCAAAGTCCACTGTGCTACCTGCTTCCTGATCTAACAAAGGAGCGTAAACGAACTTATCTTTCTCTACTTTGAACTGCTTCCCGGCGATATCTACAATTGCGTACATCGATTTCTATTTTTCAAAAAAGGACTGCAAAGATAGACTTTTGCACATTAAAGTCAAATGATATGCCCGTATTAAATCCAGATAACATGTGGATAATTTTTTTTGGCTTCATTTTTTGAAATTCGCACCCTCAATTTTTGGCATATTTAATGAAGTCTAAATTGAAAAACATAACGTAACCTTTTGTATATCTGCACGTTATAGAGTTATCCACACCCTGTTGATAAATCAAAAGCCCCTTGAACCGGCCGTTTGATTTTTAAACCGGTTTTGAGGACATTTGTAAAAGTCTGCCGGAAAAAATTTAGACCACTTTTCTTGTAGGGGTGATTCCTCACCCAAAACACCAAACTGGCTTGTAAGCATTGAAAAATATGTTCTTATGATAGGAACATTATGCCTAGGCTATTTGTCATTGTGGTACAAGGTAGAATTATTTAATTATTAAAGGCTTACCATGAGCAGTGAGGTTAACGCACAGTTGGAGGAACCGATTCTGAAAGAGAATAGCAATCGCTTTGTTCTCTTCCCGATTCAACATGATGACATATGGCAGTTCTATAAAAAAGCAGAAGCAAGCTTTTGGACCGCTGAAGAAATCGACCTGGGACAGGATCTGAAAGATTGGAAGGGATTGACAGATGGAGAACGTCACTTTATTAGTCATGTATTAGCATTTTTCGCGGCAAGCGATGGTATCGTCAACGAAAACCTGGCAGAGAACTTCGTAGCAGAGGTACAATACACAGAAGCAAAATTCTTTTACGGATTCCAAATTGCTATTGAAAACATTCATTCAGAAACCTACTCCTTATTAATAGATACGTACGTCAAAGATCCTAAAGAGAAGGATCACCTCTTCAACGCCATCGATACCATGGATTGCGTGAAGAAGAAAGCAGATTGGGCGCTACGTTGGATCGATGAAGGAAGTTTTGCAGAAAGACTCATCGCGTTCGCAGCGGTTGAGGGTATCTTCTTTTCCGGTAGTTTCTGCTCTATCTTCTGGATGAAGAAAAGAGGCCTGATGCCAGGCCTGAGTTTTTCAAATGAATTGATCTCTCGTGATGAAGGCTTGCACTGCGATTTTGCATGCTTGCTGTACAACAATCACCTGATCAATAAGCTCGCCCCTGAAACCGTACAAAAGATTATCTCTGATGCGGTAGAAATAGAAAAAGAATTTGTAACAGATGCACTCCCAGTTAAATTGATCGGGATGAATGCTGACCTGATGTGCCAATACATCGAGTTTGTAGCCGACCGATTGTTGATGGAGTTAGGCTGTTCTAAAATATATCAATCCTCAAATCCGTTTGATTTCATGGAGATGATCTCTTTGCAAGGAAAAACGAATTTCTTTGAGAAACGCGTTGGCGAGTATCAGAAAGCTGGTGTTCTGAATGCCGACAAAGAGGGTCCAAAGTTTAGTCTGGATGAGGATTTTTAATGCAATTATATATAGTGTCCTAATCGCCGAACCATGTTAGTAGTAAAAAGAGACGGACGTAGAGAGTCCGTAAAATTTGACAAAATCACAGCGAGAATTGAGAAGTTGTGTTCAGGATTGAACCAGGATTTTGTAAAGCCCGTTGAGATTGCGAAAAAGGTAATCGATGGATTGTATGATGGAGTAACCACCGTAGAGCTGGATAATCTGGCTGCTGAAGTTGCTGCTACCATGACTACCCGTCACCCTGATTTTGCAAAGCTTGCGGCCAGAATCTCTATTTCTAACCTGCACAAAGTAACTTCAGAGTCATTCTCAAACACCATGAAGCGCCTGTATACCCACGTCAATCCTAAGACGGGTGAAAATGCGGCATTAGTATCTACCGAGACTTACGGAGTTGTGAAGAACAACGCCAAAAGACTAGATGACGCGGTAGACTATTCAAGAGATTACAACTACGATTTCTTTGGATTCAAGACGCTGGAGCGTTCTTATCTGATGAACCTTGACGGCAAGATCGTAGAAAGACCTCAGCACATGATCATGAGGGTTGCGGTTGGTATCCACGGCGAGGATATCGATTCAGCGATTCAGACGTATAATTTAATGTCTGAAAAGTGGTTCACGCACGCGACTCCTACCTTGTTCAACGCGGGTACACCAAAACCTCAGCTTTCTTCTTGCTTCCTTTTGTCTATGCAAGACGACAGCATCGATGGTATTTACGACACACTAAAACAATGTGCCAAGATTTCTCAATCGGCAGGAGGAATCGGCCTTAGCATCCATAACATCCGCGCAACCGGAGCCTACATCAAAGGCACCAACGGTACTTCCAACGGGATCGTACCGATGCTCCGTAACTTCGACATGACTGCTCGTTATGTTGATCAGGGTGGCGGAAAGAGAAAAGGAAGCTTCGCGATCTATTTGGAGCCATGGCATGCAGACATCTTCGAATTCCTGGACCTGAAAAAGAACCATGGTAAGGAAGAAATGCGGGCAAGAGACCTCTTCTACGCAATCTGGATTCCGGATTTGTTCATGAAGCGAGTAGAAGAAAACGGCGATTGGTCTTTGTTCTCTCCTGATGTAGCTCCTAATCTTTACGACACGTACGGCGACGAATTTGAGAAGCTGTATGAAAAGTACGAGAAGGAAGGCAAAGCCAGAAGAACTGTTAAAGCGCAGGAATTATGGTTTGAAATCCTTGAATCTCAGATTGAGACAGGAACGCCATACATTCTTTATAAAGATCACGCAAACAAGAAATCCAATCAGAAGAACCTCGGTACCATCCGTTCGAGCAACTTGTGTACGGAGATCATGGAGTACACCTCTAAAGATGAAGTAGCCGTATGTAACCTGGCATCAATTGCTCTTTCTAAGTTTGTGAAAGAAGATCAGACTTTTGACCACCAGAAGCTTTATGAAATCACCAAAGTAGCGACCCGTAACCTGAATAAGGTAATTGATGTCAACTACTATCCGGTTCCTGAAGCCAAAACGTCCAATATGCGCCACAGACCTATTGGTCTCGGTGTACAAGGCCTGGCAGACACGTTCGCGATGATGAGATATCCTTTCGATTCTCCCGAAGCGCGACAACTGAACGCCGAAATCTTCGAAACCATCTACTTCGCTGCTATGGAAACGTCCATGGAAATGGCACAAGTAGAAGGTCCATATGAAACATTCAAAGGTTCTCCGGTATCGAAAGGTATCTTCCAATTCGATATGTGGGGTGTAGACCCTAATACAGGACGTTGGGATTGGTATGATCTGAAGCAAAAGGTTAGAAAACATGGTGTGCGTAACTCATTGTTGGTTGCTCCAATGCCAACCGCTTCTACTTCTCAGATCTTAGGAAACAATGAGTGTTTCGAGCCTTTCACTTCGAACCTTTACGTCCGTCGTGTACTTTCAGGTGAGTTCATCGTAGCGAATAAGTACATGATGCAAGACCTGATCAAGCTAGGCTTATGGGATGATAACATGATGAACAAGATCAAAGCCAACAATGGCTCGATCCAGGACATTCCTGAAATCCCCCAAAATATCAAGGATCTGTACAGAACCGTATGGGAGATTTCTCAGAAGTCTATCATCGATATGGCTGCTGATCGTGGCGCATACATCTGCCAAAGCCAGAGTATGAACATCCACCTGACAGATGCCAACTTTGGTAAAATGACCTCTATGCACTTCTATGCATGGAAGAAAGGTCTGAAAACAGGCATGTACTACTTGCGTACCAAGGCGGCAACTGATGCCATCAAGTTTACGGTACAAAAAGAAGAAGCGGTTCAGCCTAAAGCAGAGCAAGTTGCAGCACCAACTGCAGCCGAAATGAGCCAAAACCAGGCGGCTATGCAGTGTTCATTGGACGATCCTGAAGGCTGCGAAATGTGCGGAAGTTAATAGTGAGTATATATTTATAATTGCGTAAAAAGCCCGCTTCCAATTGGAGGTGGGCTTCTTTTTTGCACTAATAATTTTCAGAAGCTCAAAAGCCGAAACCACACTAAAACAAAGGCCTGCTTCGTGGGCAGGCCTCTGATCATTTTAAAATTTTTTCCCAATTGTAGTCAACGAGCAAGATTCTTTTATTATCCGTTCACATAATCCGTGAGGTACTTGTATCGTTCTGTCAACTGGCCATCATTGGTAATGGTAGCGCGCTTAATGACTTCTTGCTTGTCTTCCCCGATCAAGTGAGGCAATACATTGTTGATCAATTCGTTTCCAAAGCTTTCTGATGCATCTCGTGGCAATTCACAAGGTAAGTTATCAACGGTCATCATAGTGATGTTCGCTTCATCAGTTAACGCTTTTTCTACGGCATCCTCGCTAGGATTGTAATCGTAGATCGGATCATCGATGGTCGTAGCGTGTTTGGTAGAAGGTATAGAACCTTCAATGTCACAAGTCACATCTGCAATCACCCTCAATTTGAATGATTCTGACATGACATCAGCCGGGCTGAAAAGGACAGGTGCTTTAGGATCCCAATAGGCACAAGCCACGAGTAGGTCCGAGACCGCTGCATATTTCAGGAAATCACCATCATACATTTCCGGATGATCAAAGAATTCATGACGGTTAAATGCAGAGCCGTCTTTCTTGTGATGATAATCTCTGGAATTGAGTTGCGTAAAAACAGGCTCTTTTAATCGCTCATGCAGGAAAACATCCGGCGTTACTTTTCTGATTCCCGCACCAAGCAAAACTTCCATGGCGCCTTTGGCGACTCGGCCACCCCCAGTGATCGCTATCTTGATCGGAGGCAGATCAATTTTTGGATATTCTGTTTTCAGGTCCTCCAGGTCAAAACACTCATGTGCTCTTCGGATATTGTACAAGTTGTAGCGCTTTCCATATGTCCAGAGGCCATTATAAGCGCCAACGATACCTGCCCATCTACCGAAAGCAATGATACGATTGCTGGTTTCGTCAGTTAACGTCTCGTAATCGATGAGTCTGATGTTCTTTTTCAAGACTTCCTGAAGCAGCTTCCGGTTGTATGCCTGCTCCTTGATGGTGTGAGAGAAAAAGAAAAAGGTCTTATTGGCGATCAAATCAGGGATCTGCACCTCTTTTACGCCTAATATCGTATCACAATCGTCGACTGAATCAACCAATTTGATTCCAGCATTCTCATAATCTTCGTCAGAAAAACACCGAATATCACTCCGTTGTGCCACTACCTCCACACCTGGATACCGCTGCATGACCTCTTTGGCCTGCGTCGGGGTGAGCGCTACACGTTTGTCAATGGGAATTTTTCCTTCTTTGATGATGCCTATTTTCATGACTGATGGAGTAATTGAGGTTAATTCAACCGGGTTTTCGGTCTGCGAAATTAATACTCCTCCCTGAAATCAAATATTGATCTCAAGAAAAAGGCGTTCTTATACCATCTTGCATGGTATCCCGCGTAGTGAATAGTTGTATTGGAATAAAAAAAGGGTCGGATTATTCCGAGCCCTTCAATTCATCGAGATCTTCGCGATCTCTTAGTTTTTTATCATCAACCTCACGGTTGAGAAATTTATTGATCTCATCAATACTTAAACTGGATTTGATTTCACCGAAGGTATTGATAGATACATCAAAGCCGTCCAGGTCATTGTGGACCTTGGCTTTTTCTTCTTTTTGTTCTTTCTTTCTGATCATGGTACGCTAATCTATATGTTTAGCTAACGTATTTATTGAGCTAGAGATGCGTTCTGCAACCGACAAACCACCCATGATTTCTATGATGATCATGAGATCAGGACCAGAGCCCTGCCCTGTAAGCGCCAATCGCAATGGCTGCATGACTTTGCCAGGATTGATCCCTGCGTCATTGAGCGTATTGGAATAAAGTTCTTTTGCTTCCTCTGGCCCAATCTGCGCATGCACAGATATGGCCGCTGCAAACAACTCCAGTCCCTTTACCGCCTCTGCATTCCACTTCTTGCGGATGACCTTTTCATCGAATTCGGTAGGGTCCTCAAAGAAATATTTGGACTGGTCCACAAAATCTTGCGGAAAAGTAGATCTGGGCTTCAGCAGTTCAATGATCTTTCCGGCCGTTTCCTCAGTACAATCATGAGCTATAGCAGATAAGTAATTACCCACAAGATCTTTGGTCGGGGTTTCTCTTAGATAATACTGGTTAAACCATTTAGCCTTTTCTATATCAAATCTGGTGCCTGCTTTTCCAACACGCTCCAGCGAGAATTCCTGCACTAGTTCTTCGAGCGTGAAAAGTTCCCGCTCTCCTCCAGGATTCCAACCTAAGAAAGCAAGGAAGTTGATCAATGCTTCCGGTAAATAACCTCTTTCCTTGAATCCAATGTGCTGATCTCCTGAAACTGATTCTTGCCAAGAAAGCGGGAATATTGGAAATCCGGCTTTTGCAGCAGCTCTTTTACTGAGTTTTCCCTCACCTTCTGGTTTCATCAACAGCGGAAGGTGTGCGAACTTGGGCATGCTGTCCGTCCATCCGAAAAATTCATACAGCAAAACGTGGATTGGCAATGAAGGAAGCCATTCTTCCCCACGTATCACGTGACTGATCTCCATTAGGTGATCATCTACAACATTGGCCAGGTGGTATGTAGGCATACCGTCCGACTTCAATAATACCTTGTCATCCAGGTTCATGGCATGTACCATCACCCAGCCTCGTATAATATCATGAAATCGGATTTCCTTTTTTTGGGGAACCTTCAACCGAATGGTATAGGCATCACCGTTATTCATACGCTGCTTTACTTCCTCTGCTGAAAGCGTCAATGAATTTTGCATGGACATCCGCGAGCTCGCATTGTAGCTGGGATTAGTTACACCCGCAGCTTTTAGCTTTTCCTTCATGGCTTCGATGGCATCCGGCGTATCAAATGCGTAATAAGCCTGGTCATCGTTTACCAATTGCTCGGCATACTGGCGATAACTGTCTTTTCTTTCTGATTGCCGGTAAGGAACAAATTCACCACCTTGTACCGGTCCTTCATCCGGAGGAATCGACAGCCAGTCGAGGGTATCCTTGATGTACTCCTCCGCTCCTTCTACAAAGCGCGTTTGATCCGTATCTTCGATCCTGAGCACAAAGTCACCGCCGTTTTTCCTGGCAAACAAGTAATTGAATAGCGCTGTTCTTACACCTCCAATGTGCAATCCACCAGTGGGGCTTGGTGCGAAACGCACCCTCACTTTTGTCATCTGCTGATGTGTTTTTAGAAACGATTATGAAACCAGGGCCATGCAGGAAATCTCTACATTTACTCCTTTCGGCAATTGACTGACCTCCACACATTCTCGTGCAGGAGCATCTTCACCAAAGTAATTACCATAGACGGCATTGATCTGCCCAAATTGTCCCATGTCACTGATGAAGATCGAACATTTTATGACTGCATCAAAAGACGTGTTGGCAGCTTCCAGAATGGCTTGAAGGTTTTTCATGACCATCTCTGTTTCTTCTTCGATGGAACCACTCACGAGTTCACCAGTAGCCGGGTCGAGTGGGATCTGTCCGGAAACATAAAGCACGCCATTGGCAATTACTGCCTGGTTATAAGGACCAATAGGCGCAGGAGCCTTGTCCGTTTTAATAATGGTTTTCATATAGGGTGATATTGCTAATGCGAATATACCGATTCGAGCATCTTTTGCGATATGTGACTACTCTACCGTCACAGATTTTGCCAGATTACGAGGCTGATCCACATTACATCCACGCATCACAGCAATGTGATAGGAAAGCAACTGCAAAGGCACTACGGATACCAGCGGCATCAAGATCTCATGTGTAGAAGGTACTTCAATTGTAAAGTCCGCCATCTTCGGAATAAGCACGTCTCCTTCCGTCACAATCGCGATTACCACACCTTTTCTGGCCTTCACCTCCTGGATGTTCGAAACGATCTTGTCGTAAGAACTGTCTCTGGTAGCAATGAAAACGACCGGCATATGATCATCGATCAGTGCGATCGGGCCGTGTTTCATCTCTGCTGCCGGGTAGCCCTCTGCGTGGATATAAGAGATCTCTTTCAATTTCAATGCCCCTTCCAGCGCGACGGGGAAATTATAACCCCGCCCCAGGTACAAGAAGTTTCTCGCATCTTTGAAGAGATCGGAAATGGTCTCGATCCTATCGTTGTATTTCAACGCTTCCGTGACCTTATTTGGAATATTTTCAAGTTCAATCAGTAGCTCTCTGTATTTCCTTTCCGTAATGGTGCCATTGATCTGAGCGACTCTCAGCGCGATCATAGACAACACAGTCAATTGCGCTGTAAATGCTTTGGTTGACGCTACGCCTATCTCTGGACCTGCGTGTAGGTAAGCCCCTTCATGTGACGTTCGGGCAATGGACGAACCCACGGCATTGACCACTCCAAAGACGATGGCTCCTTTTGATTTCGCTAATTCAATCGCAGCCAGTGTGTCTGCTGTTTCTCCGGATTGAGAGATCGCGATCACGACATCTCCTTCTCGAATGATTGGGTTACGATATCGGAATTCGGAAGCATATTCCACTTCAACAGGAATTCGACATAGGTCCTCAAAGATGTACTCTGCTACCAGGCCGGCATGCCATGACGTTCCACACGCCACGATCACGATCTTTTCCGCCTTGGTCAGTTTCTCAGCATAGTCACGGATACCACCGAGTACTAACGAGCCTGTCTCAGCATTCAATCTGCCTCGAAGACAATCTGCAATAGAATGTGGTTGCTCAAAGATCTCTTTGAGCATGAAATGGTCGTATCCACCTTTCTCAATCGCCTCCAGCTCCAGGTCCACTGTTTGGATGTAAGGACTTTGCTCTACGTCACTGATGTTTTTGATGGTCAGGTTATCTCGCTCGATCACCGCAATTTCCTCATCGTTCAGATACACCACTTCATTGGTATACTCCACGATTGGTGTCGCATCAGAAGCCACAAAATATTCTCCCTGTCCAACGCCTATTACCAACGGACTTCCTTTTCTTGCAGCGATCAATTTGTCCGGATCAGACTTAGAAACAATCACCGTAGCATAGGCACCAACCACACGGGTCAATGCTATTCGCACTGCCTGTTCCAATGGAAGGTCCCCACTTTTTTGAATGTCCTCAATGAAACTCACAAACACTTCTGTGTCCGTATCTGAAACGAAAGTGTATCCTTTATTAGTGAGTTCCGTCTTTAGGGTTTCATAATTCTCAATGATACCATTGTGAATGATGGCAAGATCTTTACTTTCAGAAAAATGC
This genomic stretch from Cytophagales bacterium harbors:
- a CDS encoding NUMOD4 domain-containing protein, which translates into the protein MANAKGDKAEELWAGIPGFQNYEVSSRGKIRSKTRKTWHRGSKTHMTLKGKLMKQRWNKTCKCYFLDLIDDDGRRRTVYPHKEVAKAFVDNGDGEKTMIIHEDNNPRNNSSSNLKWMTPSEHMKWQFEVGNKNNYKVWKTRKKLYKNGFKETTVLPGRPRKNPKPEEVSA
- a CDS encoding ketoacyl-ACP synthase III, coding for MFLNSISYYLPEQRISNDYFTDLSGISDDWIIERTGIKERRRAAADENTHTMAIEAVKRMDKDLSDVDLIVGATYTPHDTIVTLAHAIQNHLDVSDIPTVTITSACSSFINAAEIVEGYFAMGKAKKALVVTSEHNTAFSNDAEPKSGPLWGDAAAVSLFEKEPSPGGLTVKAIKSAGAANIGKAMDGVMLRVKTGMSMPNGKDVFINACAKMSNITEQILTENNYQLADLNYLAPHQANYRITKKVLSNLGLTAEKALSNIQYLGNTGCAGAVIAMGEKWHDFKAGDVVVSSVFGGGYSYGSMLMVK
- the rpmA gene encoding 50S ribosomal protein L27, whose amino-acid sequence is MAHKKGVGSSKNGRESESKRLGVKIYGGQAAIAGNIIVRQRGTKHHPGDNVGIGRDHTLFALIDGTVRFQKGARNRSFVHIDPAQA
- the rplU gene encoding 50S ribosomal protein L21, whose translation is MYAIVDIAGKQFKVEKDKFVYAPLLDQEAGSTVDFDNVLLVDDEGKVKVGTPTLKGAKVSGKVLEHVKGDKVIVFKKKRRKGYKVKNGHRQQFSKVLIEDIKN
- a CDS encoding ribonucleoside-diphosphate reductase small subunit, encoding MSSEVNAQLEEPILKENSNRFVLFPIQHDDIWQFYKKAEASFWTAEEIDLGQDLKDWKGLTDGERHFISHVLAFFAASDGIVNENLAENFVAEVQYTEAKFFYGFQIAIENIHSETYSLLIDTYVKDPKEKDHLFNAIDTMDCVKKKADWALRWIDEGSFAERLIAFAAVEGIFFSGSFCSIFWMKKRGLMPGLSFSNELISRDEGLHCDFACLLYNNHLINKLAPETVQKIISDAVEIEKEFVTDALPVKLIGMNADLMCQYIEFVADRLLMELGCSKIYQSSNPFDFMEMISLQGKTNFFEKRVGEYQKAGVLNADKEGPKFSLDEDF
- a CDS encoding ribonucleoside-diphosphate reductase subunit alpha, whose protein sequence is MLVVKRDGRRESVKFDKITARIEKLCSGLNQDFVKPVEIAKKVIDGLYDGVTTVELDNLAAEVAATMTTRHPDFAKLAARISISNLHKVTSESFSNTMKRLYTHVNPKTGENAALVSTETYGVVKNNAKRLDDAVDYSRDYNYDFFGFKTLERSYLMNLDGKIVERPQHMIMRVAVGIHGEDIDSAIQTYNLMSEKWFTHATPTLFNAGTPKPQLSSCFLLSMQDDSIDGIYDTLKQCAKISQSAGGIGLSIHNIRATGAYIKGTNGTSNGIVPMLRNFDMTARYVDQGGGKRKGSFAIYLEPWHADIFEFLDLKKNHGKEEMRARDLFYAIWIPDLFMKRVEENGDWSLFSPDVAPNLYDTYGDEFEKLYEKYEKEGKARRTVKAQELWFEILESQIETGTPYILYKDHANKKSNQKNLGTIRSSNLCTEIMEYTSKDEVAVCNLASIALSKFVKEDQTFDHQKLYEITKVATRNLNKVIDVNYYPVPEAKTSNMRHRPIGLGVQGLADTFAMMRYPFDSPEARQLNAEIFETIYFAAMETSMEMAQVEGPYETFKGSPVSKGIFQFDMWGVDPNTGRWDWYDLKQKVRKHGVRNSLLVAPMPTASTSQILGNNECFEPFTSNLYVRRVLSGEFIVANKYMMQDLIKLGLWDDNMMNKIKANNGSIQDIPEIPQNIKDLYRTVWEISQKSIIDMAADRGAYICQSQSMNIHLTDANFGKMTSMHFYAWKKGLKTGMYYLRTKAATDAIKFTVQKEEAVQPKAEQVAAPTAAEMSQNQAAMQCSLDDPEGCEMCGS
- a CDS encoding NAD(P)-dependent oxidoreductase; the protein is MKIGIIKEGKIPIDKRVALTPTQAKEVMQRYPGVEVVAQRSDIRCFSDEDYENAGIKLVDSVDDCDTILGVKEVQIPDLIANKTFFFFSHTIKEQAYNRKLLQEVLKKNIRLIDYETLTDETSNRIIAFGRWAGIVGAYNGLWTYGKRYNLYNIRRAHECFDLEDLKTEYPKIDLPPIKIAITGGGRVAKGAMEVLLGAGIRKVTPDVFLHERLKEPVFTQLNSRDYHHKKDGSAFNRHEFFDHPEMYDGDFLKYAAVSDLLVACAYWDPKAPVLFSPADVMSESFKLRVIADVTCDIEGSIPSTKHATTIDDPIYDYNPSEDAVEKALTDEANITMMTVDNLPCELPRDASESFGNELINNVLPHLIGEDKQEVIKRATITNDGQLTERYKYLTDYVNG
- the gltX gene encoding glutamate--tRNA ligase, translating into MTKVRVRFAPSPTGGLHIGGVRTALFNYLFARKNGGDFVLRIEDTDQTRFVEGAEEYIKDTLDWLSIPPDEGPVQGGEFVPYRQSERKDSYRQYAEQLVNDDQAYYAFDTPDAIEAMKEKLKAAGVTNPSYNASSRMSMQNSLTLSAEEVKQRMNNGDAYTIRLKVPQKKEIRFHDIIRGWVMVHAMNLDDKVLLKSDGMPTYHLANVVDDHLMEISHVIRGEEWLPSLPIHVLLYEFFGWTDSMPKFAHLPLLMKPEGEGKLSKRAAAKAGFPIFPLSWQESVSGDQHIGFKERGYLPEALINFLAFLGWNPGGERELFTLEELVQEFSLERVGKAGTRFDIEKAKWFNQYYLRETPTKDLVGNYLSAIAHDCTEETAGKIIELLKPRSTFPQDFVDQSKYFFEDPTEFDEKVIRKKWNAEAVKGLELFAAAISVHAQIGPEEAKELYSNTLNDAGINPGKVMQPLRLALTGQGSGPDLMIIIEIMGGLSVAERISSSINTLAKHID
- a CDS encoding RidA family protein codes for the protein MKTIIKTDKAPAPIGPYNQAVIANGVLYVSGQIPLDPATGELVSGSIEEETEMVMKNLQAILEAANTSFDAVIKCSIFISDMGQFGQINAVYGNYFGEDAPARECVEVSQLPKGVNVEISCMALVS
- the glmS gene encoding glutamine--fructose-6-phosphate transaminase (isomerizing), with protein sequence MCGIVAYVGERPVFPILIKGLQRLEYRGYDSAGVAMIEQGSITNYKKKGKVSDLKAFVGDKDIQSSIGIGHTRWATHGEPNDINAHPHFSESKDLAIIHNGIIENYETLKTELTNKGYTFVSDTDTEVFVSFIEDIQKSGDLPLEQAVRIALTRVVGAYATVIVSKSDPDKLIAARKGSPLVIGVGQGEYFVASDATPIVEYTNEVVYLNDEEIAVIERDNLTIKNISDVEQSPYIQTVDLELEAIEKGGYDHFMLKEIFEQPHSIADCLRGRLNAETGSLVLGGIRDYAEKLTKAEKIVIVACGTSWHAGLVAEYIFEDLCRIPVEVEYASEFRYRNPIIREGDVVIAISQSGETADTLAAIELAKSKGAIVFGVVNAVGSSIARTSHEGAYLHAGPEIGVASTKAFTAQLTVLSMIALRVAQINGTITERKYRELLIELENIPNKVTEALKYNDRIETISDLFKDARNFLYLGRGYNFPVALEGALKLKEISYIHAEGYPAAEMKHGPIALIDDHMPVVFIATRDSSYDKIVSNIQEVKARKGVVIAIVTEGDVLIPKMADFTIEVPSTHEILMPLVSVVPLQLLSYHIAVMRGCNVDQPRNLAKSVTVE